Proteins encoded in a region of the Suricata suricatta isolate VVHF042 chromosome 10, meerkat_22Aug2017_6uvM2_HiC, whole genome shotgun sequence genome:
- the KRT74 gene encoding keratin, type II cytoskeletal 74, with amino-acid sequence MSRQLNSKAGGDKGAFSRYSAVVLSKGVGSVASYRPAGKGPGAGFGSRSLYSLGGNRCISLSMAGGGIRTGGYSFGPGSGYGGGRATGFAGSMFGSMALGPTCPSMCPPGGIHQVTVNKSLLAPLNVELDPEIQRIRTQEREQIKTLNNKFASFIDKVRFLEQQNQVLETKWELLQQLDLNNCRKNLEPILESYISNLRKQLEVLSGDRVRLDSELKSVRDVVEDYKKRYEVEINQRTAAENEFVLLKKDADAAYTVKVELQAKVDSLDRDIKFLKCLYDAEMAQIQTHTSETSVILSMDNNRDLDLDSIIAEVRAQYEEIALKSKAEAEALYQSKIQELQLAAGRHGDDLKHTKNEISELNRLIQRIRCEITNVKKQCTNLETAIANAEQQGDNALKDARAKLNELEAALHQAKEELARMLREYQELMGLKLALDMEIATYRKMLEGEECRMSGENPSSVSISVISSGGNSYYHPNSSGSTDSGPGGLVGSSGSTRAGPSRAKGARVGELKDARGKSTPASATTRKATR; translated from the exons ATGAGCCGGCAGCTGAACAGCAAGGCTGGTGGTGACAAGGGTGCCTTCAGCAGGTACTCAGCTGTGGTGCTGAGTAAGGGTGTGGGCAGTGTAGCTTCTTACCGTCCAGCTGGCAAAGGACCTGGGGCTGGCTTTGGCAGTCGGAGCCTCTACAGTCTTGGAGGGAATCGGTGTATTTCCCTCAGTATGGCTGGTGGTGGCATTCGAACTGGAGGTTACAGCTTCGGGCCTGGCTCTGGGTATGGAGGGGGCCGGGCCACTGGCTTTGCTGGCAGCATGTTTGGCAGTATGGCCTTGGGGCCCACATGCCCATCCATGTGCCCACCCGGGGGCATCCACCAGGTCACAGTCAACAAGAGCCTCCTGGCCCCCCTCAATGTGGAGCtggaccctgagatccagagaaTACGCACCCAGGAGCGGGAGCAGATCAAGACTCTGAACAACAAGTTCGCCTCCTTCATTGACAAG GTGCGGTTCTTGGAGCAGCAGAACCAGGTGCTGGAGACCAAGTGGGAGCTGCTGCAGCAGCTGGACCTGAACAACTGCAGGAAGAACCTGGAGCCCATCCTTGAGAGCTACATCAGCAACCTGCGGAAACAGCTGGAGGTGCTGTCTGGGGACAGGGTGCGGCTGGACTCAGAGCTGAAGAGCGTGCGGGACGTGGTGGAGGACTACAAGAAGAG GTATGAGGTGGAGATTAATCAGCGCACAGCAGCTGAGAATGAGTTTGTGCTGCTCAAGAAG GATGCAGATGCAGCTTACACAGTCAAGGTGGAGCTCCAGGCCAAAGTAGACTCTCTGGATAGAGACATCAAGTTCCTCAAGTGTTTGTATGATGCG GAGATGGCCCAGATCCAAACTCACACCAGCGAGACCTCTGTCATTCTGTCGATGGACAACAACCGGGACCTGGACCTGGACAGCATCATCGCTGAGGTCCGAGCTCAGTACGAGGAGATCGCCCTGAAGAGcaaggctgaggctgaggcctTGTACCAGAGCAAG ATCCAAGAGCTGCAGCTGGCAGCCGGCCGGCATGGTGATGACCTCAAACACACCAAGAACGAGATATCAGAGCTGAACCGGCTCATCCAGAGGATCCGGTGTGAGATTACCAATGTGAAGAAGCAG TGTACTAACCTGGAGACAGCCATTGCTAATGCCGAGCAGCAGGGTGACAATGCCCTGAAGGATGCCCGGGCCAAGCTGAATGAGCTGGAGGCTGCCCTGCACCAGGCCAAGGAAGAGCTGGCCCGGATGCTGCGGGAGTACCAGGAGCTCATGGGTCTGAAGCTGGCCCTGGACATGGAGATTGCCACCTACCGCAAGATGCTGGAGGGCGAGGAGTGCAG GATGTCTGGTGAGAATCCATCGTCTGTGAGCATCT CTGTCATCAGCAGCGGTGGAAACAGCTACTATCACCCCAACTCCTCTGGCAGCACTGATTCGGGGCCTGGTGGCCTGGTGGGCAGCTCCGGCAGCACTCGGGCCGGGCCATCCAGGGCCAAAGGGGCAAGAGTGGGAGAGCTCAAGGATGCCCGGGGCAAGAGTACCCCTGCCAGTGCCACCACCAGGAAGGCCACCCGATAA
- the LOC115304031 gene encoding keratin, type II cytoskeletal 71, giving the protein MNRQFTCKSGAAAKGGFSGCSAVLSGGSSSSYRAGGKGLSGGFGSRSLYSLGGIRNISLNMASGSGKSGGYGFGRGRASGFAGSMFGSVALGPVCPTVCPPGGIHQVTVNESLLAPLNVELDPEIQKVRAQEREQIKALNNKFASFIDKVRFLEQQNQVLETKWELLQQLDLNNCKNNLEPILEGYISNLRKQLETLSGDRVRLDSELRSVRDVVEDYKKRYEEEINRRTAAENEFVLLKKDVDAAYANKVELQAKVDSMDQEIKFFKCLYEAEIAQIQSHISDMSVILSMDNNRDLNLDSIIDEVRAQYEEIALKSKAEAEALYQTKFQELQLAAGRHGDDLKNTKNEISELTRLIQRIRSEIENVKKQASNLETAIADAEQRGDNALKDARAKLDELEAALHQAKEELARMLREYQELMSLKLALDMEIATYRKLLESEECRMSGEFPSPVSISIISSTSGSSGYGLRPSSVSGGYVANSTSCISGVCSVRGGEGRSRGSTSDYKDTLGKGSSQSASSKKASR; this is encoded by the exons ATGAACCGCCAGTTCACCTGCAAGTCGGGAGCTGCCGCCAAGGGGGGCTTCAGCGGCTGCTCGGCAGTGCTTTCAGGGGGCAGCTCATCCTCCTACCGAGCAGGGGGCAAAGGGCTCAGCGGAGGCTTCGGAAGCCGGAGCCTCTACAGCCTGGGGGGCATCCGGAACATTTCCCTCAACATGGCCAGTGGCAGCGGGAAGAGTGGAGGTTATGGATTTGGCCGGGGCAGGGCCAGTGGCTTTGCAGGCAGCATGTTTGGCAGTGTGGCCCTGGGGCCCGTGTGTCCAACTGTGTGCCCACCTGGAGGCATCCATCAGGTCACTGTCAACGAGAGTCTCCTGGCCCCCCTCAACGTGGAGCtggaccctgagatccagaaaGTGCGTGCCCAAGAGCGGGAGCAGATCAAGGCTCTGAATAACAAGTTCGCCTCCTTCATCGACAAG GTGCGGTTCCTGGAGCAGCAGAATCAGGTGTTGGAGACCAAGTGGGAGCTGTTGCAGCAGCTGGACCTGAACAACTGCAAGAACAACCTGGAGCCCATCCTCGAGGGCTACATCAGCAACCTGCGGAAGCAGCTGGAGACACTGTCCGGGGACAGGGTGCGGCTGGACTCAGAGCTGAGGAGCGTGCGGGACGTGGTGGAGGACTACAAGAAGAG GTATGAGGAAGAAATCAACAGGCGGACAGCTGCAGAGAATGAGTTCGTGCTGCTCAAGAAG GACGTGGATGCTGCTTATGCCAATAAGGTGGAACTCCAGGCCAAGGTAGACTCCATGGATCAGGAGATCAAGTTTTTCAAGTGCCTCTATGAAGCC GAGATCGCTCAGATCCAGTCCCACATCAGCGATATGTCCGTCATTCTGTCCATGGACAACAACCGGGACCTCAACTTGGACAGCATCATTGACGAGGTCCGCGCCCAGTATGAGGAGATTGCCTTGAAGAGCAAGGCCGAGGCTGAGGCCCTATACCAGACCAAG TTCCAGGAGCTGCAGCTGGCAGCTGGCCGGCATGGGGATGACCTCAAAAACACCAAGAACGAAATCTCGGAGCTCACCCGGCTCATCCAGAGAATCCGCTCAGAGAttgagaatgtgaagaaacag GCTTCCAACCTGGAGACGGCCATCGCCGATGCTGAGCAGCGAGGCGACAATGCCCTGAAGGATGCCCGGGCCAAGCTGGATGAGCTGGAGGCTGCCCTGCACCAGGCCAAGGAGGAGCTGGCCCGGATGCTGCGGGAGTACCAGGAGCTCATGAGCCTGAAGCTGGCCCTGGACATGGAGATCGCCACCTACCGCAAGCTGCTGGAGAGCGAGgagtgcag GATGTCAGGAGAATTTCCTTCCCCTGTCAGCATCT CCATCATCAGCAGCACCAGTGGCAGCAGCGGCTATGGCCTCCGGCCCAGCTCTGTCAGTGGCGGCTACGTGGCCAACAGCACCAGCTGCATCTCAGGCGTGTGCAGCGTCCGcggtggggagggcaggagccGGGGCAGCACCAGTGACTACAAGGATACCCTGGGGAAGGGCTCCAGCCAGAGTGCATCCTCCAAGAAAGCCAGCAGGTAG